A DNA window from Vanacampus margaritifer isolate UIUO_Vmar chromosome 19, RoL_Vmar_1.0, whole genome shotgun sequence contains the following coding sequences:
- the slc16a10 gene encoding monocarboxylate transporter 10: MAQGTIVTDGDAATKVQVPASAPLEEKQAEGEPEKKENGDGQVTVPEQSAECTFVHPEGGWGWLVMLAAMWCNGSVFGIQNAFGILFLSLLREFGSEDDEDLRFKTAWVGSLSMGMIFFCSPIVSVFTDILGCRITAVGGAAVGLVGLLASSFVTSLGPMYFTYGIVFSCGCSFAYQPSLVILGHYFKKRLGLVNGIVTAGSSVFTITLPFVLSGLLERVGLQNTMRVLCIFMFVLMLAGFTYKPLLPRKARSARGGCPPLSQIFNVNIWKSVGYRIWAFGIPAALYGYFVPYVHLMKHVEERFGEDSNKEILLMCIGITSGFGRLIFGRAADYIHGVNKVYLQVTSFFVIGLMSMMIPLCHIFGGLIAVCLLMGMFDGCFICIMAPIAFELVGAEDVSQAIGFLLGLMSVPMTVGPPIAGFLRDRLGNYDLAFYLAGIPPLIGGAMLCLIPWVEARSKRAKEEALKDVNQKMLEHEKPQEEAQCKAGESIL; encoded by the exons ATGGCACAAGGGACTATCGTCACAGATGGAGATGCGGCAACCAAGGTCCAGGTCCCCGCCAGCGCGCCGCTTGAGGAGAAACAAGCCGAGGGGGAGCCGGAGAAAAAGGAGAACGGAGACGGCCAGGTGACCGTCCCCGAGCAAAGCGCGGAGTGCACGTTCGTACATCCGGAGGGCGGCTGGGGATGGCTGGTCATGCTCGCTGCCATGTGGTGCAATGGTTCAGTGTTTGGGATCCAGAATGCCTTCGGTATCCTCTTCCTCTCGCTACTACGGGAGTTTGGCTCCGAGGACGATGAAGACCTTCGCTTCAAGACAG CGTGGGTTGGCTCCCTCTCCATGGGGATGATCTTCTTCTGCTCTCCAATTGTAAGCGTCTTCACAGATATTCTCGGATGCAGAATTACTGCCGTTGGTGGAGCGGCCGTCGGCTTGGTCGGCCTCCTGGCCAGCTCTTTTGTCAC GTCTTTAGGCCCCATGTACTTCACCTACGGCATTGTGTTTTCCTGCGGCTGCTCCTTTGCTTATCAGCCCAGCCTGGTCATCTTGGGCCACTACTTTAAGAAGCGCCTGGGCTTGGTGAATGGCATCGTGACCGCCGGCAGCAGCGTTTTCACCATCACCCTTCCCTTCGTGCTGTCCGGCCTGCTGGAAAGAGTGGGCCTGCAGAACACAATGCGCGTCCTCTGCATCTTCATGTTTGTGCTCATGTTGGCCGGCTTCACCTATAAGCCTCTGCTGCCACGCAAGGCCAGAAGCGCACGTGGTGGTTGTCCACCTCTTAGCCAGATTTTCAACGTCAACATTTGGAAATCTGTGGGATATCGCATATGGGCTTTTGGTATCCCAGCAGCACTTTATGGCTACTTTGTGCCTTACGTACATCTg ATGAAGCATGTGGAGGAGCGCTTTGGGGAGGATTCCAATAAAGAAATTCTGCTCATGTGCATCGGCATCACATCCGGTTTTGGTCGACTCATCTTCGGCAGGGCTGCTGACTACATTCACGGGGTCAACAAAGTCTACCTGCAG GTGACGTCCTTCTTCGTTATCGGCCTGATGTCTATGATGATCCCGCTTTGCCACATCTTCGGAGGGCTGATCGCAGTGTGTCTACTTATGGGGATGTTCGACGGCTGCTTCATCTGCATTATGGCCCCCATCGCCTTCGAGCTAGTCGGAGCCGAGGATGTGTCCCAGGCCATCGGCTTTCTCCTGGGCCTCATGTCGGTGCCCATGACTGTGGGACCCCCAATTGCAG GATTCCTCAGGGATCGACTTGGAAACTACGACTTGGCTTTCTACCTGGCAGGCATCCCTCCGCTCATCGGAGGAGCTATGCTGTGTTTGATCCCATGGGTGGAGGCCAGGAGCAAGAGAGCGAAAGAGGAAGCACTCAAGGACGTCAACCAGAAGATGTTAGAACACGAGAAGCCTCAGGAAGAAGCACAATGCAAAGCTGGAGAGTCCATCCTCTAA